Proteins encoded together in one Lagopus muta isolate bLagMut1 chromosome 3, bLagMut1 primary, whole genome shotgun sequence window:
- the AFG3L2 gene encoding AFG3-like protein 2 isoform X2: MAQRYLLLALGGRRRLPGVLLQQLLCGRGLPLPRPRPAQPHESASTGVMTDRRTVLASVIAACRRLFSQPPKGFEKYFPNGKKPNATKGSAGETKEAKQAGARQPSGTGSGGGSSGGKKGGKKEDANWWTRLQKGDIPWDVREFRMYVVGSSFFWTMVVYYFFFRVPGREITWKDFVNNYLSKGVVDRLEVVNKRFVRVIFVPGKSPHEWYVWFNIGSVDTFERNLETVQQDLGIEVENRLPVVYSTESDGSFLLSLLPTILIIGSLLYTLRRGPAGLGRGGRGMGGLFSVGETTAKVLKDEIDVKFKDVAGCEEAKLEIMEFVNFLKNPKQYEDLGAKIPKGAILTGPPGTGKTLLAKATAGEANVPFITVNGSEFLEMFVGVGPARVRDLFALARKNAPCILFIDEIDAVGRKRGRGNFGGQSEQENTLNQLLVEMDGFNTTTNVVILAGTNRPDILDPALMRPGRFDRQIYIGPPDIKGRASIFKVHLRPLKLDTVLDKDNLARKLASLTPGFSGADIANVCNEAALIAARHLSDAINQKHFEQAIERVIGGLEKKTQVLQPEEKKTVAYHEAGHAVAGWFLEHADPLLKVSIIPRGKGLGYAQYLPKEQYLYTKEQLLDRMCMTLGGRVSEQIFFGRITTGAQDDLKKVTQSAYAQIVQFGMNEKVGQISFDLPRQGDMVLEKPYSEATARMIDEEVRSLINIAYERTLSLLTEKKAEVEKVALRLLEKEVLDKSDMVDLLGPRPFAEKSTYEEFVEGTGSLDEDTSLPEGLKDWNKKREKEKEETTDEEVVRQIRGGMPF, encoded by the exons ATGGCGCAGCGCTACCTGCTGCTGGCGCTGGGCGGCCGGCGGCGGCTGCCCGGGGTGCtgttgcagcagctgctgtgcgGGAGAGGCCTGCCGCTGCCGCGGCCCCGCCCGGCACAG ccTCATGAAAGTGCTTCCACCGGTGTTATGACTGACAGAAGAACAGTCTTGGCAAGTGTCATTGCTGCTTGCAGAAGGCTCTTCTCACAACCTCCCAAAG gatttgaaaaatattttcccaatgGGAAGAAACCAAATGCAACTAAAGGTTCAGCTGGAGAAACAAAAG aagCAAAGCAAGCTGGTGCCCGACAGCCAAGTGGGACTGGTAGTGGGGGAGGCAGCAGTGGTGGGAAGAAAGGCGGCAAGAAAGAAGATGCTAACTGGTGGACCAGACTGCAGAAG gGTGACATTCCTTGGGATGTCAGAGAGTTTCGTATGTACGTAGTGGGAAGTTCATTTTTCTGGACGATGGTTGTTTATTACTTCTTCTTCAGGGTCCCTGGGAGAGAAATCACCTGGAAAGACTTTGTTAATAACTACCTTTCTAAAGGAGTG GTGGACAGACTGGAAGTGGTGAACAAGCGCTTTGTTAGAGTGATCTTTGTGCCAGGAAAGTCTCCTCACGAATGG TATGTCTGGTTTAATATCGGTAGTGTGGACACTTTCGAACGAAATCTTGAAACTGTACAGCAAGACCTGGGTATAGAAGTGGAGAACAGGCTGCCTGTAGTCTACTCAACAGAGAGTGATGG aTCGTTTCTCCTGAGTTTGCTGCCTACAATCCTTATTATTGGTTCTTTATTGTACACATTAAGAAGAGGTCCTGCAGGCTTAGGTCGAGGAGGACGTGGAATGGGTGGACTTTTCAGTGTGGGTGAAACCACAGCCAAAGTCCTTAAGGATGAGATAGATGTCAAATTCAAAGACGTAGCTGGCTGTGAGGAAGCCAAATTAGAGATAATGGAGTTTGttaactttctgaaaaatccCAAGCAATATGAGGATCTGGGAGCAAAAATTCCAAAG GGGGCAATTTTGACAGGTCCTCCAGGTACTGGAAAAACACTTCTTGCTAAAGCTACTGCTGGAGAAGCTAATGTACCATTTATCACAGTCAATGGCTCAGAGTTCTTGGAGATGTTTGTTGGTGTGGGTCCAGCTCGA GTTCGAGACTTATTTGCTCTTGCTCGTAAAAATGCCCCGTGCATCCTCTTCATTGATGAAATAGATGCAgtaggaaggaagagaggaagaggcaACTTTGGAGGACAGAGCGAACAAGAGAACACGCTCAATCAGCTTCTAGTAGAAATGGAtg GCTTTAATACCACCACGAATGTAGTAATTCTGGCAGGTACTAACAGGCCAGATATCTTAGACCCTGCTCTAATGAGACCAGGACGCTTTGACAGACAGATCTACATTG gcCCTCCAGATATAAAAGGAAGAGCATCCATTTTCAAAGTTCACCTTAGACCTCTCAAATTAGATACAGTCTTAGATAAAGATAACCTAGCAAGAAAACTCGCATCGCTAACACCTGGTTTTTCAG GTGCTGATATTGCCAATGTTTGTAATGAAGCTGCACTAATTGCTGCACGGCATCTCTCAGATGCTATAAACCAAAAGCATTTTGAGCAAGCAATTGAAAGAGTGATTGGAG gtttggaaaagaaaactcaaGTTCTGCaaccagaggagaaaaagacagTAGCATATCATGAGGCAGGGCATGCAGTTGCAGGATGGTTTTTGGAGCATGCTGACCCACTCTTAAAG GTATCTATTATCCCTCGTGGTAAAGGACTGGGTTATGCTCAGTATTTACCCAAAGAGCAGTATCTTTATACCAAAGAGCAACTACTTGACAGAATGTGTATGACACTGGGTGGACGTGTATCTGAGCAAATCTTCTTTGGAAGAATTACAACCGGTGCTCAAGATGACTTGAAGAAGGTGACACAGAGTGCATATGCTCAG ATTGTCCAGTTTGGTATGAATGAAAAAGTTGGGCAGATTTCCTTCGACCTCCCTCGTCAAGGAGACATGGTATTAGAGAAACCCTATAGTGAGGCAACTGCCAGAATGATAGATGAAGAAGTTCGGTCACTTATTAACATTGCTTATGAGAGGACATTATCTCTTCTGACcgagaagaaagcagaagtagaAAAG GTTGCCCTACGACTACTGGAGAAGGAAGTGCTTGATAAAAGCGATATGGTAGACTTGCTTGGCCCAAGACCATTTGCAGAGAAGTCCACTTACGAAGAATTTGTTGAAGGGACGGGAAGTTTGGATGAGGATACTTCTCTACCAGAAGGCCTTAAAGACTGGAACAAAAAGcgtgaaaaagagaaagaagagacaaCAGATGAAGAGGTTGTTAGGCAGATCAGAGGAGGGATGCCATTTTAA
- the TUBB6 gene encoding tubulin beta-6 chain has protein sequence MREIVHIQAGQCGNQIGTKFWEVISDEHGIDPAGGYVGDSALQLERINVYYNESSSQKFVPRAVLVDLEPGTMDSVRSGPFGQLFRPDNFIFGQTGAGNNWAKGHYTEGAELVDSVLDVVRKECEHCDCLQGFQLTHSLGGGTGSGMGTLLISKIREEYPDRIMNTFSVMPSPKVSDTVVEPYNATLSVHQLVENTDETYCIDNEALYDICFRTLKLTTPTYGDLNHLVSATMSGVTTSLRFPGQLNADLRKLAVNMVPFPRLHFFMPGFAPLTARGSQQYRALTVPELTQQMFDAKNMMAACDPRHGRYLTVATVFRGPMSMKEVDEQMLAIQNKNSSYFVEWIPNNVKVAVCDIPPRGLKMASTFIGNSTAIQELFKRISEQFSAMFRRKAFLHWFTGEGMDEMEFTEAESNMNDLVSEYQQYQEATANDGEEAFEDEEEEINE, from the exons ATGAGGGAGATCGTGCACATCCAGGCGGGCCAGTGCGGCAACCAGATCGGGACCAAG TTTTGGGAAGTGATAAGTGATGAGCATGGCATTGACCCAGCCGGAGGCTATGTCGGTGACTCAGCGCTGCAGCTGGAAAGGATCAATGTCTACTATAACGAATCATCTT CCCAGAAATTCGTGCCAAGAGCAGTCTTGGTGGACTTGGAGCCGGGCACCATGGATAGTGTGCGATCTGGTCCTTTTGGTCAGCTCTTTCGGCCTGATAATTTCATCTTTG gacaAACTGGTGCAGGAAACAACTGGGCCAAAGGACACTATACTGAAGGGGCAGAGCTGGTTGATTCTGTACTTGACGTAGTGAGAAAAGAGTGCGAACACTGCGATTGCTTGCAAGGATTTCAGCTCACTCATTCCCTGGGAGGAGGGACAGGGTCTGGCATGGGAACCCTGCTCATCAGCAAAATACGAGAGGAATATCCTGACAGGATAATGAATACCTTTAGTGTCATGCCCTCTCCAAAGGTTTCTGATACAGTGGTGGAGCCTTATAATGCCACACTCTCGGTCCACCAGCTGGttgaaaatacagatgaaacCTACTGCATTGACAATGAAGCTTTGTATGACATTTGCTTCCGCACCCTGAAGCTCACCACTCCAACATATGGTGATTTAAACCACTTGGTTTCTGCTACCATGAGTGGGGTAACTACATCGCTGCGTTTTCCTGGCCAACTCAATGCTGATCTCCGGAAGCTGGCAGTAAATATGGTCCCATTCCCACGCCTTCACTTTTTCATGCCAGGCTTTGCTCCTTTGACAGCCCGAGGCAGCCAGCAGTACCGAGCACTCACTGTTCCAGAGCTCACCCAGCAGATGTTCGATGCCAAAAACATGATGGCAGCCTGTGACCCGAGGCATGGGAGATACCTGACAGTGGCTACTGTCTTCCGTGGCCCCATGTCAATGAAGGAGGTTGATGAGCAGATGTTGGCCATCCAGAACAAGAACAGCAGTTACTTTGTGGAGTGGATCCCAAACAATGTTAAGGTGGCAGTGTGTGACATACCGCCTCGTGGCCTCAAGATGGCTTCCACATTCATTGGCAACAGTACAGCCATTCAAGAGCTCTTCAAAAGGATATCTGAGCAATTTTCAGCCATGTTCAGGAGAAAGGCCTTCCTCCACTGGTTCACAGGAGAAGGAATGGATGAAATGGAATTTACGGAAGCAGAAAGCAACATGAATGATCTGGTGTCAGAGTATCAGCAATACCAGGAAGCTACAGCAAATGATGGAGAAGAAGCAtttgaagatgaggaagaagagatCAATGAATAA
- the AFG3L2 gene encoding AFG3-like protein 2 isoform X3 produces MTDRRTVLASVIAACRRLFSQPPKGFEKYFPNGKKPNATKGSAGETKEAKQAGARQPSGTGSGGGSSGGKKGGKKEDANWWTRLQKGDIPWDVREFRMYVVGSSFFWTMVVYYFFFRVPGREITWKDFVNNYLSKGVVDRLEVVNKRFVRVIFVPGKSPHEWQYVWFNIGSVDTFERNLETVQQDLGIEVENRLPVVYSTESDGSFLLSLLPTILIIGSLLYTLRRGPAGLGRGGRGMGGLFSVGETTAKVLKDEIDVKFKDVAGCEEAKLEIMEFVNFLKNPKQYEDLGAKIPKGAILTGPPGTGKTLLAKATAGEANVPFITVNGSEFLEMFVGVGPARVRDLFALARKNAPCILFIDEIDAVGRKRGRGNFGGQSEQENTLNQLLVEMDGFNTTTNVVILAGTNRPDILDPALMRPGRFDRQIYIGPPDIKGRASIFKVHLRPLKLDTVLDKDNLARKLASLTPGFSGADIANVCNEAALIAARHLSDAINQKHFEQAIERVIGGLEKKTQVLQPEEKKTVAYHEAGHAVAGWFLEHADPLLKVSIIPRGKGLGYAQYLPKEQYLYTKEQLLDRMCMTLGGRVSEQIFFGRITTGAQDDLKKVTQSAYAQIVQFGMNEKVGQISFDLPRQGDMVLEKPYSEATARMIDEEVRSLINIAYERTLSLLTEKKAEVEKVALRLLEKEVLDKSDMVDLLGPRPFAEKSTYEEFVEGTGSLDEDTSLPEGLKDWNKKREKEKEETTDEEVVRQIRGGMPF; encoded by the exons ATGACTGACAGAAGAACAGTCTTGGCAAGTGTCATTGCTGCTTGCAGAAGGCTCTTCTCACAACCTCCCAAAG gatttgaaaaatattttcccaatgGGAAGAAACCAAATGCAACTAAAGGTTCAGCTGGAGAAACAAAAG aagCAAAGCAAGCTGGTGCCCGACAGCCAAGTGGGACTGGTAGTGGGGGAGGCAGCAGTGGTGGGAAGAAAGGCGGCAAGAAAGAAGATGCTAACTGGTGGACCAGACTGCAGAAG gGTGACATTCCTTGGGATGTCAGAGAGTTTCGTATGTACGTAGTGGGAAGTTCATTTTTCTGGACGATGGTTGTTTATTACTTCTTCTTCAGGGTCCCTGGGAGAGAAATCACCTGGAAAGACTTTGTTAATAACTACCTTTCTAAAGGAGTG GTGGACAGACTGGAAGTGGTGAACAAGCGCTTTGTTAGAGTGATCTTTGTGCCAGGAAAGTCTCCTCACGAATGG CAGTATGTCTGGTTTAATATCGGTAGTGTGGACACTTTCGAACGAAATCTTGAAACTGTACAGCAAGACCTGGGTATAGAAGTGGAGAACAGGCTGCCTGTAGTCTACTCAACAGAGAGTGATGG aTCGTTTCTCCTGAGTTTGCTGCCTACAATCCTTATTATTGGTTCTTTATTGTACACATTAAGAAGAGGTCCTGCAGGCTTAGGTCGAGGAGGACGTGGAATGGGTGGACTTTTCAGTGTGGGTGAAACCACAGCCAAAGTCCTTAAGGATGAGATAGATGTCAAATTCAAAGACGTAGCTGGCTGTGAGGAAGCCAAATTAGAGATAATGGAGTTTGttaactttctgaaaaatccCAAGCAATATGAGGATCTGGGAGCAAAAATTCCAAAG GGGGCAATTTTGACAGGTCCTCCAGGTACTGGAAAAACACTTCTTGCTAAAGCTACTGCTGGAGAAGCTAATGTACCATTTATCACAGTCAATGGCTCAGAGTTCTTGGAGATGTTTGTTGGTGTGGGTCCAGCTCGA GTTCGAGACTTATTTGCTCTTGCTCGTAAAAATGCCCCGTGCATCCTCTTCATTGATGAAATAGATGCAgtaggaaggaagagaggaagaggcaACTTTGGAGGACAGAGCGAACAAGAGAACACGCTCAATCAGCTTCTAGTAGAAATGGAtg GCTTTAATACCACCACGAATGTAGTAATTCTGGCAGGTACTAACAGGCCAGATATCTTAGACCCTGCTCTAATGAGACCAGGACGCTTTGACAGACAGATCTACATTG gcCCTCCAGATATAAAAGGAAGAGCATCCATTTTCAAAGTTCACCTTAGACCTCTCAAATTAGATACAGTCTTAGATAAAGATAACCTAGCAAGAAAACTCGCATCGCTAACACCTGGTTTTTCAG GTGCTGATATTGCCAATGTTTGTAATGAAGCTGCACTAATTGCTGCACGGCATCTCTCAGATGCTATAAACCAAAAGCATTTTGAGCAAGCAATTGAAAGAGTGATTGGAG gtttggaaaagaaaactcaaGTTCTGCaaccagaggagaaaaagacagTAGCATATCATGAGGCAGGGCATGCAGTTGCAGGATGGTTTTTGGAGCATGCTGACCCACTCTTAAAG GTATCTATTATCCCTCGTGGTAAAGGACTGGGTTATGCTCAGTATTTACCCAAAGAGCAGTATCTTTATACCAAAGAGCAACTACTTGACAGAATGTGTATGACACTGGGTGGACGTGTATCTGAGCAAATCTTCTTTGGAAGAATTACAACCGGTGCTCAAGATGACTTGAAGAAGGTGACACAGAGTGCATATGCTCAG ATTGTCCAGTTTGGTATGAATGAAAAAGTTGGGCAGATTTCCTTCGACCTCCCTCGTCAAGGAGACATGGTATTAGAGAAACCCTATAGTGAGGCAACTGCCAGAATGATAGATGAAGAAGTTCGGTCACTTATTAACATTGCTTATGAGAGGACATTATCTCTTCTGACcgagaagaaagcagaagtagaAAAG GTTGCCCTACGACTACTGGAGAAGGAAGTGCTTGATAAAAGCGATATGGTAGACTTGCTTGGCCCAAGACCATTTGCAGAGAAGTCCACTTACGAAGAATTTGTTGAAGGGACGGGAAGTTTGGATGAGGATACTTCTCTACCAGAAGGCCTTAAAGACTGGAACAAAAAGcgtgaaaaagagaaagaagagacaaCAGATGAAGAGGTTGTTAGGCAGATCAGAGGAGGGATGCCATTTTAA
- the PRELID3A gene encoding PRELI domain containing protein 3A isoform X2 yields the protein MKIWSSEHVFGHPWDTVIKAAMRKYPNPMNPCVVGVDVLDRSLDNRGRLHSHRLLSTEWGLPSIVKAILGTSRTLTYIEERSVVDPVEKKMELCSTNITLTNLVSVDERLVYTPHPENPEKTVLTQEAVITVKGISLSSYLESLMANTISSNARKGWDAIEWIIQNSESALS from the exons atGAAAATCTGGAGCTCGGAGCACGTCTTCGG GCATCCCTGGGATACAGTGATCAAAGCTGCTATGAGAAAGTACCCCAACCCAATGAACCCATGTGTAGTAGGAGTAGATGTCCTCGACAGAAGCCTTGACAACCGGGGGAGGCTGCACAGCCACCGTCTGCTCAGCACAGAGTGGGGATTGCCAAGTATTGTAAAAGCG ATTTTAGGAACAAGTAGAACTCTGACTTACATTGAGGAACGTTCTGTGGTGgatccagtggaaaaaaagatggagcTTTGCTCAACTAAT attACCCTTACAAACTTGGTGTCTGTTGATGAGAGACTGGTTTACACACCTCATCCTGAAAACCCTGAAAA AACTGTGCTAACTCAAGAAGCAGTTATTACTGTCAAAGGCATTAGCTTGAGCAGTTATTTGGAAAGCTTAATGGCAAACACAATATCTTCTAATGCCAGAAAG
- the AFG3L2 gene encoding AFG3-like protein 2 isoform X1, with product MAQRYLLLALGGRRRLPGVLLQQLLCGRGLPLPRPRPAQPHESASTGVMTDRRTVLASVIAACRRLFSQPPKGFEKYFPNGKKPNATKGSAGETKEAKQAGARQPSGTGSGGGSSGGKKGGKKEDANWWTRLQKGDIPWDVREFRMYVVGSSFFWTMVVYYFFFRVPGREITWKDFVNNYLSKGVVDRLEVVNKRFVRVIFVPGKSPHEWQYVWFNIGSVDTFERNLETVQQDLGIEVENRLPVVYSTESDGSFLLSLLPTILIIGSLLYTLRRGPAGLGRGGRGMGGLFSVGETTAKVLKDEIDVKFKDVAGCEEAKLEIMEFVNFLKNPKQYEDLGAKIPKGAILTGPPGTGKTLLAKATAGEANVPFITVNGSEFLEMFVGVGPARVRDLFALARKNAPCILFIDEIDAVGRKRGRGNFGGQSEQENTLNQLLVEMDGFNTTTNVVILAGTNRPDILDPALMRPGRFDRQIYIGPPDIKGRASIFKVHLRPLKLDTVLDKDNLARKLASLTPGFSGADIANVCNEAALIAARHLSDAINQKHFEQAIERVIGGLEKKTQVLQPEEKKTVAYHEAGHAVAGWFLEHADPLLKVSIIPRGKGLGYAQYLPKEQYLYTKEQLLDRMCMTLGGRVSEQIFFGRITTGAQDDLKKVTQSAYAQIVQFGMNEKVGQISFDLPRQGDMVLEKPYSEATARMIDEEVRSLINIAYERTLSLLTEKKAEVEKVALRLLEKEVLDKSDMVDLLGPRPFAEKSTYEEFVEGTGSLDEDTSLPEGLKDWNKKREKEKEETTDEEVVRQIRGGMPF from the exons ATGGCGCAGCGCTACCTGCTGCTGGCGCTGGGCGGCCGGCGGCGGCTGCCCGGGGTGCtgttgcagcagctgctgtgcgGGAGAGGCCTGCCGCTGCCGCGGCCCCGCCCGGCACAG ccTCATGAAAGTGCTTCCACCGGTGTTATGACTGACAGAAGAACAGTCTTGGCAAGTGTCATTGCTGCTTGCAGAAGGCTCTTCTCACAACCTCCCAAAG gatttgaaaaatattttcccaatgGGAAGAAACCAAATGCAACTAAAGGTTCAGCTGGAGAAACAAAAG aagCAAAGCAAGCTGGTGCCCGACAGCCAAGTGGGACTGGTAGTGGGGGAGGCAGCAGTGGTGGGAAGAAAGGCGGCAAGAAAGAAGATGCTAACTGGTGGACCAGACTGCAGAAG gGTGACATTCCTTGGGATGTCAGAGAGTTTCGTATGTACGTAGTGGGAAGTTCATTTTTCTGGACGATGGTTGTTTATTACTTCTTCTTCAGGGTCCCTGGGAGAGAAATCACCTGGAAAGACTTTGTTAATAACTACCTTTCTAAAGGAGTG GTGGACAGACTGGAAGTGGTGAACAAGCGCTTTGTTAGAGTGATCTTTGTGCCAGGAAAGTCTCCTCACGAATGG CAGTATGTCTGGTTTAATATCGGTAGTGTGGACACTTTCGAACGAAATCTTGAAACTGTACAGCAAGACCTGGGTATAGAAGTGGAGAACAGGCTGCCTGTAGTCTACTCAACAGAGAGTGATGG aTCGTTTCTCCTGAGTTTGCTGCCTACAATCCTTATTATTGGTTCTTTATTGTACACATTAAGAAGAGGTCCTGCAGGCTTAGGTCGAGGAGGACGTGGAATGGGTGGACTTTTCAGTGTGGGTGAAACCACAGCCAAAGTCCTTAAGGATGAGATAGATGTCAAATTCAAAGACGTAGCTGGCTGTGAGGAAGCCAAATTAGAGATAATGGAGTTTGttaactttctgaaaaatccCAAGCAATATGAGGATCTGGGAGCAAAAATTCCAAAG GGGGCAATTTTGACAGGTCCTCCAGGTACTGGAAAAACACTTCTTGCTAAAGCTACTGCTGGAGAAGCTAATGTACCATTTATCACAGTCAATGGCTCAGAGTTCTTGGAGATGTTTGTTGGTGTGGGTCCAGCTCGA GTTCGAGACTTATTTGCTCTTGCTCGTAAAAATGCCCCGTGCATCCTCTTCATTGATGAAATAGATGCAgtaggaaggaagagaggaagaggcaACTTTGGAGGACAGAGCGAACAAGAGAACACGCTCAATCAGCTTCTAGTAGAAATGGAtg GCTTTAATACCACCACGAATGTAGTAATTCTGGCAGGTACTAACAGGCCAGATATCTTAGACCCTGCTCTAATGAGACCAGGACGCTTTGACAGACAGATCTACATTG gcCCTCCAGATATAAAAGGAAGAGCATCCATTTTCAAAGTTCACCTTAGACCTCTCAAATTAGATACAGTCTTAGATAAAGATAACCTAGCAAGAAAACTCGCATCGCTAACACCTGGTTTTTCAG GTGCTGATATTGCCAATGTTTGTAATGAAGCTGCACTAATTGCTGCACGGCATCTCTCAGATGCTATAAACCAAAAGCATTTTGAGCAAGCAATTGAAAGAGTGATTGGAG gtttggaaaagaaaactcaaGTTCTGCaaccagaggagaaaaagacagTAGCATATCATGAGGCAGGGCATGCAGTTGCAGGATGGTTTTTGGAGCATGCTGACCCACTCTTAAAG GTATCTATTATCCCTCGTGGTAAAGGACTGGGTTATGCTCAGTATTTACCCAAAGAGCAGTATCTTTATACCAAAGAGCAACTACTTGACAGAATGTGTATGACACTGGGTGGACGTGTATCTGAGCAAATCTTCTTTGGAAGAATTACAACCGGTGCTCAAGATGACTTGAAGAAGGTGACACAGAGTGCATATGCTCAG ATTGTCCAGTTTGGTATGAATGAAAAAGTTGGGCAGATTTCCTTCGACCTCCCTCGTCAAGGAGACATGGTATTAGAGAAACCCTATAGTGAGGCAACTGCCAGAATGATAGATGAAGAAGTTCGGTCACTTATTAACATTGCTTATGAGAGGACATTATCTCTTCTGACcgagaagaaagcagaagtagaAAAG GTTGCCCTACGACTACTGGAGAAGGAAGTGCTTGATAAAAGCGATATGGTAGACTTGCTTGGCCCAAGACCATTTGCAGAGAAGTCCACTTACGAAGAATTTGTTGAAGGGACGGGAAGTTTGGATGAGGATACTTCTCTACCAGAAGGCCTTAAAGACTGGAACAAAAAGcgtgaaaaagagaaagaagagacaaCAGATGAAGAGGTTGTTAGGCAGATCAGAGGAGGGATGCCATTTTAA